Below is a genomic region from Jiangella gansuensis DSM 44835.
CACGCGTGCCGAACTCGTCGAGGGTGGCGTCCGCATCGTCGACGGGATCGTGGCCGAGGCCGGCCCGTCGGTCACCGGCAGCGGCGCGGCCGACGGCGACGGTGGCCAGGTCGTCGACGCTCGGGGCGGGGTCGTGATTCCGGGGCTGATCGACGCGCACTGTCACGCGTACGGCGTCGGGCTCGACATGGTGGGTATCGAGTCCGAACCGCTGAGCTACGTCGCGCTCAAGGCGGCGACGCGGCTGGGGAACGCACTGCGCCGGGGTTTCACCACCGTGCGCGACGTCGCCGGTGGCGATCCCGGTCTGGCCAGGGCCATCGAGGAGGGTCTACTCGCTGCGCCGCGCTACTTCTACACCGGCCCGGCGCTATCGCAGACCGGCGGGCACGGCGACCCTCGTCCCGGCGACCGTGATCTCTGTGTGGGGCACACGCACATGACGGAGATCGTCGACGGGGTGGACGGGGTGCGGACGGCGGTTCGCGAGCGGTTCCGCCGCGGGGCGCACGCCATCAAGATCATGACGTCCGGCGGCGTGGTCTCGCTGACCGACCCGATCCGCCGGCCGCAGTACAGCGCGGACGAGGTACGCGCCATCACCGACGAGGCGGCGCGCCGCGGCTCGTACGTCGCCGCGCACGCGTACTCGCCGGAGGCGATCGAGCACTCGGTCACCAACGGGGTGCGTTCGATCGAGCACGGCAACCTCCTCGACGAGCCGACGGCGAAGCTGATGGCCGACCACGGCGCGTTCCTGGTGCCCACGCTGGCCGCCTACGACGCGCTGGACCGCCGCGGCGACGCGCTCGGCCTCAACCCGATCTCGAAGGCCAAGAACCGCGAGGTGCTGGCCGAGGGCAAACGCGCGATCGAGTTGGCGCGGGACGCGGGCGTGCCCGTCGGCTTCGGGACCGACCTGATGGGCG
It encodes:
- a CDS encoding metal-dependent hydrolase family protein, which codes for MGQQPSLTIINARIFDGTRAELVEGGVRIVDGIVAEAGPSVTGSGAADGDGGQVVDARGGVVIPGLIDAHCHAYGVGLDMVGIESEPLSYVALKAATRLGNALRRGFTTVRDVAGGDPGLARAIEEGLLAAPRYFYTGPALSQTGGHGDPRPGDRDLCVGHTHMTEIVDGVDGVRTAVRERFRRGAHAIKIMTSGGVVSLTDPIRRPQYSADEVRAITDEAARRGSYVAAHAYSPEAIEHSVTNGVRSIEHGNLLDEPTAKLMADHGAFLVPTLAAYDALDRRGDALGLNPISKAKNREVLAEGKRAIELARDAGVPVGFGTDLMGDLEDDQLVGLRLQVEVLGVLDALRSATSVNARLLGSDDLGRIGAGAAGDLVLFDGDPFDDPSLLWAAGGRTVVARGRVV